AAGATGAGATTTTGAACAGTTTGGTCATTCATAGTACGAATTGTATTACCTCAGTGAACGTTTTGGAAGCTGTTTTGGCTGTTACTATTAGATTACGTGACCCGGCTTTCACTGAATTTGCAGAATCAGAGACGAATTGTTGTTGCGAAAAGATGAGTTTAATATCGCAGAATGTTCCTTCCGGTTTTAAAGCCAACAAGGCTAAAAGGGATGATGATGGCGCTGACGAGCCTTTGTTTCTGCAAGGAAATGAAGACAATGGGGGTGGACAAGCGATGGGTTTGGATATTATGAGgacgaagaaaagaaagaaagcgcGTAAGGAAGATTATGAGATATTGGTGgtggaacaaaaagaaaaggagcaGCTGGAGGACTCATTGTTTGGAGCCATTAATTCCCCACTTGAGTTTGggaaggaggatgaggaagaggttGGAGATGGAGCGGATTTGTTCTTTGTGGACCGTTCTGCCAATGGTGTGCGTTCGGTTGATGAAGAGGATGGAGAGTTATCAGAAGAGGAGACCCAGGAAAGGAAACCTGTGTGGGTAGACGAGGAAGAGGAGATGGCCAAAATAAATATTGCTAAAGTTAATAGGTTAAGGAAGctgaggaaggaggaggaggagagtttGATTTCGGGTTCAGATTATGTGTCGAGATTGAGAGCTCAGCATGCTAAGCTGAACCCAGGCACAGAATGGGCTCAGCTTGATCGACAGTTGAGGGAGAGTATTTATTCTGATGATGAATCATCCGATGAACAGAATCAGGTAGCAGTGGCCCGTGGCTACAAAGGTGTAGACACTGTTGATGATCTCCTTCGAACGAATGAGGATCTTGTTGTGAAGAGCAGTTCAAAGTTATTACCTGGACTTCTTGAATATTCAGCACTTCTAAATGCAAATGCAGAGGAACCTTCAAATGGTCCGATAAACTCAGTGCAGTTCCATAGAAACGGGCAGTTGCTTCTTGCTGCTGGGTTGGATAGAAGGCTTAGGTTTTTTCAAATTGATGGCAAGCGGAATACTAAAATAGAAAGCATCTTCCTTGATGACTGTCCCATTCGAAAGGCGGCTTTTTTGCCTGATGGGTCGCAGGTTATTAT
This genomic stretch from Pyrus communis chromosome 2, drPyrComm1.1, whole genome shotgun sequence harbors:
- the LOC137725911 gene encoding U3 small nucleolar RNA-associated protein 18 homolog, whose protein sequence is MSLISQNVPSGFKANKAKRDDDGADEPLFLQGNEDNGGGQAMGLDIMRTKKRKKARKEDYEILVVEQKEKEQLEDSLFGAINSPLEFGKEDEEEVGDGADLFFVDRSANGVRSVDEEDGELSEEETQERKPVWVDEEEEMAKINIAKVNRLRKLRKEEEESLISGSDYVSRLRAQHAKLNPGTEWAQLDRQLRESIYSDDESSDEQNQVAVARGYKGVDTVDDLLRTNEDLVVKSSSKLLPGLLEYSALLNANAEEPSNGPINSVQFHRNGQLLLAAGLDRRLRFFQIDGKRNTKIESIFLDDCPIRKAAFLPDGSQVIIAGRRNFFYSFDLVKAKVDKIGPLVGREEKSLECFEVSPDSSTIAFVGNEGYILLVSSKTKELIRTLKMNGTVRSLAFTNDGKQLLSSGGDGQVYHWDLRTGACIHKAVDEGCINGTSLCTSPTGTLFAAGSDSGIVNIYNREEFLGGKRKPIKTIENLTTKVDFLKFNGDAQILAICSSMKKDSLKLIHVPSFTVFSNWPPPRRSIHYPRCLDFSPGGGFMAVGNAAGKVLLYKLHHYHHA